AAAATTCTAAACCAAGTAGCCTCTTTTCCTTACTACTTCTATGGTAATATTAGTTTTCTTTGAAAGCTTGACTTCAatcaattatgttttattttagtattaaTAACTGGTAAATAAGACTATCCTagcttatttgttttttgagatggtctcactctgtcacccagcctgaagtgcagtggcgtgattttttttttttttttgagatggagtttcgctgaaaactcactgcaacctccgcctcccaggatcaagtgattctcctgtttcagcctcccaagtagctgggattacaggtgcccaccaccatgcctggctaagtggcatgatcttggctcactgtatgTAGGCTctgcatcccaggctcaagcgattctcctgcttcagcctcccaagcacctgggattacaggtgtgtgccaccacacccagctgatttttattttcttttcagtagagacagggttttgccatgttggccaggctggtcttggactccttaTCTCAACTGATCCGCTcacttggcatcccaaagtgctgggattaaaggcataagccacccGCGTCTGGCCACCCCAGGTTCTTACAAAGTTAAGCCCAAAGTAGTATTtttcaacccaaatttgtttttctaagcAATTACTAATTAGgaataaacaacagaaaagcaGAATGAGAGAACTTACCCCTTCTTTCTTGCCCTGCCaaagcattttcctttttttctcttgttcagCAAATTTCATTGGATTAACAGCGGCTGGGTTATAGTAGCTAGGAACAGCTATTCCTGTCTCTGCCAAAGCTTTAGCTTGCAGGGCTGCCATCTGAGCTGCCATGGCTATCTGAGGTGTTACTTGTGTTCCTGATGCCAACAGGGCAGCAACATTGAGAACAGAACCTCCAGTAGCTGCAGCTGCTTGAAGAGAATacaaaaatggattttaaaatgattttaaaacataaacctCCTGATTTACATTAACAAACGATTTATAAAAAGCTATGAATGTGCAAAAAGGCAGGATTTTCACCAAATACAAGGAAATGACTGAGTATTAGCTCACAAgtttttagcaaacatttattgtgttCATCAACGGACATATTTCTACATAAAcccttgatatatatataaaccatttattgccaggcgcagtggctcacggctgtaatcccagcactttgggaggctgaggtgggcagatcacctgaggttgggagttcgagaccagcctgaccaacatggagaaaccccgtctctaccaaaaatacaaaattagccgggcgtggtggtacatgcccgtaatctcagctactcgggaggctgaggcaggagaatcacttgaacccaaaaggcgaaggttgcagtgagtcgagatcatgccattgcactccagcctgggcaacaacagcgaaactccgtatcaaaacaaaacaaaaacccatttaTTAACTTTGAGGATAGAGAATTCTGCAAATAGTAAGAAAGTATGATTTCAGTGTAGATGAACTATAGTGTTTCTAACGTAtaattacaaaacaataaaaccttgtatttttttaatttatgaaatgTTCTCATGGACATTTCATTTGATGCTCACATCATATACTTGAAAAACAGTATGCAgctaaggctgggcgcagtggctcacgtctgtaatcccagcactttaggaggccaagacaggcggatcacaaggtcaggagttcgagaccagcctggccaacatagtgaaaccccgtctcaaataaaaactacaaaaaaattagccgggcgtggtggcaggcgcctataatcccaggtactcaggaggctgaggcaggagaatcacttgaacccgagaggtgaagGTTGTTGTGAgtcaggattgtgccactgtactccagcaccAGCGACAGtatgagcctccgtctcaaaaacaaaaaaacaaaacaaaaaaaaaaacaaacaaaaaaacagcaacagTATGCAGGTATTACGCTAAGTCCAAGTTCAATAAAGCCCTGGTATTTCCACTGTGATTGAGCAGTCCTCTGTAAACAAAGACACCTCTGATTACCTATTTTTGTCAGTCCAGAATATAACCTTAAAAAGTACTTAAATTACCAACATTACAGGAACCAGAGTTACCAAAGAGAGTAATgatgtagttaaaaaaaaaatggctatttGTAAACTTTTGGAGTTTCAATTAAGTGCCACTGtttaccaaaaatgtaaaaaacaacaacaaaaaaccatctTCCAGATTAAATTTCACAGCAAATCAACAGTAAGCTCTTTgtgataattttttgttttttgtttttttctttttcctgagacagggtctcactctgtcacccaggctagagtgcaatggcgtgatcttggctcactgcaacctctacctcccgagttcaagcctcctgagtagctgggactataggcgcacgcaaccacgcctggctaatttttgtatttttagcagagatggggtttcgccatgttggccaggctggtcttgaactcctgacctcaggtgatccacctgccttggcctcccaaagtgctgggattacaggagtgagtcactgagCCAGGCCTGATAATTTTTGAAATCTGCAATGTTTGTTATGCATAAAAACTTGATTTCTTGAAACAGAAATACATATTTCAGATCAGTTCACTTTCTTGCATAAACTGCATTTCCAAAATCGTAAAAGACatctggggctgggcgtggtggctcatgcctgtaatctcagcacttcgggaggccaagaaggacgatcaccaggtcaagagatcgacaccatcctggttcaacacggtgaaaccccgtctctactaaaaatacaaaaatgagccagatgtggtggtgcacatctgtagtcccagccacaggggagggtgaggtggagaatcgcttaaatccaagaggcagaggttgcagtaagctgaggtcacgccactgcactccagcctgggcgatggagcgagactccgtaacaacaacaacatctgTCATGATGACTAGTGTTACATGAACAAACATACTCATTACTAATTTATCAACAAAAATTATCCACATGGACCACATCAGAAACAAGCTACAAAACACTTAAGTGAGAACACTAAAATAAACGTTTACAGTGTACTGATGGGAAGTAGGAATCATAGGTGATTTTCTTcctattattttctatatttttcaatttttctacaAAAAGCATGTCAaacttaggctgggtgcagtggctcatgcctgcaatcccagtactttgggaggctgaggcaggaggattgcttaagcccgaGATCAAGaatagtctgggcaacatagtgaaaggtcctctctacaaaaagtaagaaaaaaattagccatgcatggtgatgtgggcctgcagtcccagctactcggtaggctgaggtgggaggatcacttgagcctgggagtttgaggctaccaTGCGCTATtgctggagccactgcactccagtcagaaTGACAGAGCAAAtccctgtctgaaaaacaaaaaagcttgaAAGAGCTCAAATCGAGATgactaaaaaagaattaaaaaaattacccgCAGctatttcttgttgtttttgtttttcaaccaTTTCCTTTTCTCGCTGTTCTTGTAATTTCTTTGCCCTTTCCAACCTgcaaaattaatttcaataaatttaaaataacacaatataaaaccattatgtatatatctctctatatgtGCATGTACAGAGACAAGCCAActtccataaaattttaaatttttagcatCCCTCCACCACTGATAGCCGTATGTGAAGAAAAAGCAATCATTCTTAAGATGATATAAGCTACATTTGAAGAATACCACAACAgtggttttaaacatttttgaattGACTAGTCAGAAATGGGCATAGTTTTTATATGCAGTTCCAATtaacaagtgaaaaaaattacGTCTTGCAAGTAACATATTGAAAGCTGAGTAAATTTTAGAGCATGGTTAAGTAGTAAATAACTTAAATTTATAGAATTATCTAAATGTTTCTTGAGGGAGAAAAAGCCAGCCAATCAAGACATTcggataattttttatattgtacaGACCTTAGTAAAGTCttcaatttaataaaaatcaaaaagccAAAACTAAAAGGTCAAGCAAACCTTGCCATTCTCTGTAATCTAATAAAATGGGAGGAAAACTTCTCTCAATTAGGAAATTACTTCTAGCAGTTGAACAAATTTATCATTTACAAAGGAACTGGTAACATGAAACACAAATTCATCCCAagacaaaaatgaatttttttttgagacaagagtctcactctgttgcccaggctggagtgcaatggcacgaccttggctcactgcaacctccgcctcctgggttcaagcgattctcctgcctcagcctcctgtgtagacgggattacaggtacacaccaccatgcccagctaatatttgtatttttagtagagatggggtttcaccagtgttggtcagcctggtctcaaactcctgaccttctgatccgcctgccttggcctcccaaagtgctagcattacaggcttgagccaccgtgcccagcccaaaaatgAATGCTTGTTCTCTCTACTCACTCTATTGAATGAGTAGTGTGCATACATTAAATTCACTAATGAGTATGCACACTAAACAAGCTATATGTTAAGTTTACCCTTCCTATATAGCAAATAACAAGTAACATTATCTTCACAATGAATTCCTGAAAGAGgaactcttttcttcataaggATTCCCTGATTTATCAATCAAGCCAAATGCCACTAACGCCCTCTGTAATGTGGTATAAAGGGGACAGGACTGACAAAACTTGTTTTGGGGCACTATGGGTAATATAATGCAGGGGTAGTAAATTGGATTTGCTTTAAGAATTGTTAAGTCGGCCTGGCGCCACGCCtctcgcctgtaattccaacactatgggaggctgaggtgggtggatcacctgaggtcaggagttaagagtcCAGCTTGGTtattaacatggtgaaatcccgcatctactaaaaatacaaaaaattagcagggcgtggtggtgggcgcctgtaatctcagctacttggggtgctgaggcaggagaatcgcttgaacccaggaggcaggggttgcagtaagctgagatcacaccactgcactccagctagcaacaagactccatctcaaaaaaaaaaaaacaaaacaaaacaaaagaggaaaaggaaaaaaaaaattgttgaaatttacataaaagaaatttaacaaaCTATAATTTTATTCCCTTTTATGAAGCACATATGCATGGAAGGCATACCATAGACTTGACTTTGTCCTTGAGAATAAAAGTTTGTAAATTAGCAGTAACAATAAAATGTAGGTCGCAGGCTTggcaaggtgggaagactgcttgaggccagcagttcgagaccagcttggccaacatggcaaaacccgtctctactaaaaagaaaacaaaaattagctgggtgtggtgatgtgcatcAGTAaccccagcttcttgggaggctcaggcacgagaattgcctgaacccagaaggcagaggttgcagtgagccaagatcacgctcctgcactccagcctgggcaacagagcaagactccgtcccaaaaataaataaataaataaacaaaataaaataaaaataaaaaataaaaaaagtaggtCACAGATCTGAAATCTATTTCCTAAACAGTTTTAAATCTTGACCTTTAAGACCAAAAAAGAAACCAATATAAAAGGTCTATACATGGTAGtttcttattaagaaaaaaattctccagATTTCAAGGTAGTAAATAATCTCATATTCTGAAATTAAAGGACTACATTTAAAACTTTATCTGAAAGATCACCAAGTAATCTATATATCAATGACATTTTGGATGCTATTAACggcttcacttttaaaaaaatccaaaaacgcAAACAGAATAGACTTATGGCATTCAAGTAAATAACTTAAGAGCTTAAAAAATATGTCAGAGTTAATGAAATTACAATCTAGTATATACTAAATCCAATTTTATAGTAAATTATTTCCATACTAGTTTCAGAAAGAAGATATGTGTGACTACAACTGGTTGCATTAAAATGGCCATTGAAGATTTGGAATTAATACCATTCACTAAGGTGAATGGAAAGAAGGGGTGAGCTCACACTTTTGCTGCTGTTCAGCTGCAGTTTCTGTCAGGCTGGGTTCCCAGGGAAGCACATCAGGTTACACTGtgttaccagcctgggcaacatagggagaccccgtcttctctacaaaaaatacaaaaattagccaggcatgcctgtggtcccaactacttgagaggctgaggtgggaggattgcttgggcccaggagttcaaggatgcagtgagccgtcatcatgtgccactgcactccagcctgggtgggaccctgtctcaaaaaacaaaacaccttaaTTTTGTaacgagagaaaaaaaaatcaaaacctaaaaagtctatttttcaaaatatgggAAATGCTGCAAACAAGTgcttggattttattttactttttgcctCTCTATGAGGCAGTTCTTTGAATAGTTTTGCAGATTTCAATATATAGTCGTGCTGTGTGTGGTTTCACCATTACTCATCTTTGAAACAGCAGaaaatttatttgtgtgtgtgtgtgtgtttttttttttgagactgagtctcgctctattgcccaggctggagtgcagtggcgcgatcttggcttactgcaacctctgcctcatgggttcaagcgattctcgtgcctcagcctccagagtagctgggattacaggcgcctgccaccacgcccagctaatttttgtattttcagtagagatggggtttcaccatgttggccaggctggtctcccaactcctgacctcaagtgatccgcccgcctcggcctcccaaaatgctgggattacaggtgtgacccattgCACCCGGCCGAAacagcagaaaattaaaaaaaaaaaaaaaatgttctcccatAGTTACcaggaataaaacttacaagaTCAAATAAATTAGCTTATAATGTATTATCTGTTAATTGCCATCTTCAAAATAATATTGACAAAATTTTACTTACTGTTTCAGGTATTTTGTCTATTtgagggagaaaaacaaaaagtaaaggaaaagtcATCTTAGATGAGAAAATAATAGTTCTTGAACCAGATTTAAGActcaaaaaaagtttcaaatgcaaactgaaaatatttgggagtctaaatttgagaaaaatgaaatcagttaaatcatgaaggaaaaaacagaaattgtAGACATCTCAATCTTATAGTTGTGCAAATGTTTAAGATGAGAATCAAACTATTTACATAGTTCTAGATCACAAATATGCCACCATATTACTAAAGTATGTGAATCATTCTCTTACTGAAAGAATTCATCTTATCCACACAATTGGGCATTTATTTAAAGGTGAACTGGAACAAATGAATTAAGAAATATACACACCTTCTAGCTAAAGCTTCCTGTGCATCCATTGCTGTGTTTCTGCCTCTGAAGGGAGGTGGGCTTGGAGTCCGGCTTAAACTTCTGCTAAATCTTCTCGGCTTTTCAATTCTCTTCTTTCTATCTCTGTAGTAAATCGTATTTCATATGTCAAATTATGGCCAAGTCATAACTATTTTGTTAATAAGAAATCAATTAGACAGTTCAACAAAAATCCCAACGATACAAAAACATTTACAGTTTGAGATGCAAAAGATTTAAAACATCAGTGTTACAGCTGAACTCATTGGAAATAACATTTGTTTCCAACTCCCTCATccctttttaagagacagggtctcaccatgttgcccaggctggcctccagtgatcctcctgccttagcctccagagtacaCAGGTCTACAAGCATGCCCCACCGCATCTGGCTGTTTCCAATCTTTTGCATAGTATATCCAATGTTGCAAAAGCTAGCCTTATACATTAGTCATTTTGTGCTCATGTAGGTCAGTATGTATACCACAGGAATCATTCCCACATATTTTCATCTACAGTGAATTTGTAGatgtttttcaaaagtaaaaagttattaaccactgaaaattaggtctggctgggtgctgtggctcatgcctgtaatcccagaactttgggaagctcaggcggacagatgacctgaggtcaggagttccgagaccagcctggccaacatggtgaaaccccatctctacaaaaacacaaaatttagccgTGCGTGATgatgctgggtgcctgtaatcccagctactcgggaggctgaggcaggaaaatcgcttgaacccaggaggcagaggttgcagtgagccaagattgtgccatcgcactccagcctgggcgacagagtaagactctgtctcaaaacaaacaaaaaaacaagatgtCAGTGACCAaaaaagcacttaaaaaaaaatttcttaattgGTAAGGTTCAAAGTAGTAAACTACTATAAACTAGAACCACTGAGTAAAAATTCATATTGATTTAAAGATCAAGTGATAAATCATAAAAACCAAGTTACTGTATTAAGTACAGGTccctttttaaatgtatgtttcaACCTTTCATACACTGACCTAAGTTGCAATCAATTTACAAAAGTTAGTATACTACTGTCGTATGTAAACGAGCAGAGAATAACGCATTCATTGAAGAATATTTATAATTAGTTTTCCTCCTGTGCTCTTTATTGTACACTTCCTATCTCAACAAAGCCTCCTCCCACCAATCAAGATAAATCTAAATTGTGTTCATTTACCAACAAAATCTGAGGTAGTTTGTACAATACAGTGGGTTAAGCACATGCATGGAATCTGCATTTAGATATATCTGAAACCTGGTCCTGGCTCTGGCACTTAATCATGATACTGTTTTGGAATTCTGGGGCAAATTTCTTAAACGTCTTTAAGCACGACACACTTACCTTTCAACATGGTTCTTCTGAGAACTAGATGAGCTAGTAACATGCGAAGAGTTCTAGCATACAGCATATGGTAAGTATGCAAAAGGAGATTTTAGTTATTTgtgataataaaattaatacaacAAATCCAGTGTTGAACACAACTGAATTTGTTTTTTTACGACAGgattcactcctgtcacccagactggagtgcaacagcatgatcttggctcactgcaacctctgtcttctgggctcaagtgattatcccacctcagcctcccaagtagctgggatcataggtgtgggTCATCACCCCAGGCTAATTTTCATAtcttttgtagacatggggtttcaccatattgcccaggctggtcttgaactcctgggctcaaaaaatcTGCTCGCCtcgttgtgattacaggtgtaaaccacgaCACCTAGCCAACGACTGCATTTTAATAGGCCTATTCATACCTGCACTTCGCAAGAGATTTATCAATCACGAGAATACTTGTGAATGCTATTCAAGTGGTTAGGTGTGTTCTTCATACGTTAGGTAATGACTAAAATAATTTTACCATAATCTATAAATAGAATTGTGACTCACAATTTTAATACTCTCTTACTGAGGAAGATAAACAGACTCTCTGAGGGTCCTATTAAATTTTATTCAGGATGATGGTCACCTACCGACTCCTACTCCTTGTCCTACTCCTGCTTCTAGTCCTATGCCTGTGTCTTGATCTTGAGCGGGAACGAGACCTGATCCGCCGTTTTCTTTCCCTGCTTCTGGATCTCgatttcttcctctctctgcttCTGGATCTCGATTTCTTCCGCTCCCTACTCCTGGATCGAGACTTCTTCCGCTCCCTGCTTCTACTACGATGGCGTCTGAAATTAAAGCGCATAAATTTGTAATTACTTAAAAGTTGTGTTGTTTCATTTATACACGAGTTAGTTACCTGTAGTAATGCAAGACAAGCAAGTAACTGCACTATATTACAGAAATAAGCGAGATTTTCAAAGGAAATACTAACTGAAAATGAACCCTTCATTTTGTTTGATAATTTGTCCTAGAACATACTAAACCTATTAACATGTCAAAAGTGTTCAATGCATCCTACCCAAATTTAAGCTTCCGTTTAATACTCTTCCCACAGTAGTTACAAAGCTTAATACTTTAGTTTATCTACTGAAAATTTTTGAGTCTGATACCAC
The Gorilla gorilla gorilla isolate KB3781 chromosome 10, NHGRI_mGorGor1-v2.1_pri, whole genome shotgun sequence genome window above contains:
- the RSRC2 gene encoding arginine/serine-rich coiled-coil protein 2 isoform X3, translating into MIRTNFFLKQARRHESKDKSSKKHKSEEHNDKEHSSDKGRERLNSSENGEDRHKRKERKSSRGRSHSRSRSRERRHRSRSRERKKSRSRSRERKKSRSRSRERKKSRSRSRERKRRIRSRSRSRSRHRHRTRSRSRTRSRSRDRKKRIEKPRRFSRSLSRTPSPPPFRGRNTAMDAQEALARRLERAKKLQEQREKEMVEKQKQQEIAAAAAATGGSVLNVAALLASGTQVTPQIAMAAQMAALQAKALAETGIAVPSYYNPAAVNPMKFAEQEKKRKMLWQGKKEGDKSQSAEIWEKLNFGNKDQNVKFRKLMGIKSEDEAGCSSVDEESYKTLKQQEEVFRNLDAQYEMARSQTHTQRGMGLGFTSSMRGMDAV